The following are from one region of the Geoalkalibacter subterraneus genome:
- the ybeY gene encoding rRNA maturation RNase YbeY: protein MRIQIENLQRKQRIEKRTLRKVAQKILNALECPKGEVSILVVDDDRIQEINRDYLGKDRPTNVISFAMQEGEAGDVSPLLLGDVVISAETAARDAAEAGQPFVGELYFLLLHGMLHLVGYDHERGTAEQARLMEAREREIFSEIEREFLS, encoded by the coding sequence TTGAGGATACAAATCGAGAACCTGCAAAGGAAACAAAGGATCGAGAAGCGGACCCTCCGAAAGGTGGCGCAGAAGATCTTAAACGCCTTGGAATGTCCTAAGGGCGAAGTGTCGATTCTGGTGGTCGACGATGATCGGATCCAGGAGATCAACCGCGACTACCTGGGCAAGGATCGGCCGACCAACGTGATTTCCTTTGCCATGCAGGAAGGGGAGGCAGGCGACGTCTCCCCGCTGTTGCTGGGTGACGTGGTGATCTCTGCCGAGACTGCCGCACGTGATGCCGCTGAGGCTGGACAACCCTTTGTCGGCGAACTTTATTTTCTGCTGCTGCATGGCATGCTTCACCTTGTGGGCTATGACCATGAGCGTGGCACCGCGGAGCAGGCCCGTTTGATGGAAGCCCGCGAACGGGAGATTTTTTCGGAAATTGAACGTGAATTCCTCTCCTGA
- a CDS encoding HD family phosphohydrolase codes for MTKNGKKTTDLSAAKKNTFYFFRIPIVLTEAQQNRILLLFLCLVLTVIIVPKGGFVPDYYSPGDVASRDVKAPRNMMIPDEALTEKKRQEAREAVRPVYDFDAEVTAELGDRLIQALRIIDPLAEGEEPDPEIRQTLEDALDAGISDEEFSVLSRLPVSDDLLHDIRQVLNFSSVPMIVANRKVFLNDAEKGVVVRDLRSQQENTVGRSDEVIGMGDAQEMLRARLDSVEALSKREREVLFALTQRLLRPNLTFNKEETESRKTAAMASVTPVFFQVKKGEMIVREGERVNEEQIKKLRAMRDIGSDYSVLTMGFGLFLATLILVLVGHRFATRNIRKYRPNGRDLLFISLTFTGLFILIKLSIFVSTALESAFPYIESTSYYYAFPFAVGAMLVRLVLNSEIAFVFAALSSVLIGVLFGNSLVISGFALVSSVTGAHWVRHCKTRSTLYRAGMWISLVNVGTVVAIHFMAGRMVDIHLLHKMGFALAGGIVCAIIVNGTIPLIESVFKYTTDIKLLELANMNAPVLRELMVQAPGTYHHSIIVGNLAEAAAEEINANPLLARVAAYYHDIGKIRKPLYFIENTGNSANKHDKLAPSMSALILMAHVKDGVEIARENKLGEQLVDIIRQHHGTALIKFFYDKAKSKEDPGVQQVDERDYRYPGPRPQSREAALIMLADAVEAASRTLTEPTPARIQGMVQKIINNIFIDGQLNECELTLKDLNNIAKSFNRILAGIFHHRVDYPEPAYKERDKDGGKKKVIEDTNREPAKETKDREADPPKGGAEDLKRLGMS; via the coding sequence ATGACTAAAAACGGTAAAAAAACCACGGATTTATCCGCTGCGAAAAAGAATACTTTTTATTTTTTTCGCATTCCGATTGTACTGACCGAGGCGCAGCAGAACCGGATTCTCCTGCTTTTTCTCTGCCTGGTTCTTACTGTCATCATTGTGCCCAAAGGTGGTTTCGTCCCCGATTATTACAGCCCCGGTGATGTGGCTTCCCGGGACGTCAAAGCGCCGCGCAATATGATGATCCCGGATGAGGCACTGACCGAGAAAAAGCGTCAGGAGGCACGGGAGGCCGTGCGGCCAGTCTATGATTTCGACGCTGAGGTCACGGCGGAACTCGGCGACCGTCTGATTCAGGCGCTGAGGATCATCGACCCCCTGGCAGAGGGCGAAGAACCTGATCCCGAAATCAGGCAGACGCTGGAAGATGCTCTCGATGCGGGGATCTCTGATGAGGAATTCAGTGTCCTGAGTCGTCTGCCGGTTTCCGATGATCTTCTGCACGACATTCGGCAGGTGCTCAATTTTTCCTCTGTCCCCATGATTGTCGCCAATCGCAAGGTGTTTCTCAACGACGCCGAAAAAGGCGTTGTTGTGCGTGATCTCAGAAGTCAGCAGGAAAATACTGTCGGCCGCAGCGACGAGGTCATCGGTATGGGAGATGCGCAGGAGATGCTGCGGGCGCGGCTCGATTCGGTCGAAGCGCTGTCAAAAAGAGAGCGTGAAGTCCTCTTTGCCCTGACTCAGCGCCTTCTGCGTCCCAACCTTACGTTTAACAAGGAAGAAACCGAATCACGTAAAACTGCGGCAATGGCCTCGGTGACGCCGGTCTTTTTTCAGGTGAAAAAAGGCGAAATGATCGTTCGCGAAGGCGAGCGGGTCAATGAGGAGCAGATCAAGAAACTGCGTGCCATGCGTGATATCGGCAGCGATTACAGTGTATTGACCATGGGGTTCGGGCTTTTCCTGGCGACCCTGATCCTGGTGCTTGTCGGGCACCGTTTTGCCACGCGCAATATCCGCAAATACCGTCCCAATGGACGTGACTTGCTTTTTATCAGCCTGACCTTTACCGGGCTTTTCATACTGATCAAGCTCTCCATTTTTGTTTCGACCGCCCTCGAAAGTGCCTTCCCCTATATTGAATCCACCAGTTATTACTATGCGTTCCCCTTTGCTGTCGGGGCGATGCTGGTGCGGCTGGTGCTCAATTCCGAGATCGCCTTTGTCTTTGCGGCGTTAAGTTCGGTCCTGATCGGCGTGCTTTTCGGCAACAGCCTGGTCATTTCAGGTTTTGCCCTGGTCAGCAGCGTGACCGGCGCTCACTGGGTTCGTCACTGCAAGACCCGGTCGACCCTTTATCGCGCCGGTATGTGGATTTCGCTGGTCAATGTGGGGACGGTGGTGGCCATTCATTTCATGGCCGGCCGCATGGTGGATATCCACCTGCTGCACAAGATGGGGTTTGCGCTGGCCGGCGGTATCGTGTGCGCAATTATCGTCAATGGCACGATCCCTCTGATCGAGTCAGTCTTTAAATATACGACCGATATCAAACTGTTGGAACTGGCCAATATGAATGCTCCAGTGCTGCGCGAGCTGATGGTGCAGGCACCTGGAACCTATCATCATTCCATTATCGTTGGCAATCTGGCCGAGGCGGCTGCTGAAGAAATCAACGCCAATCCTCTGTTGGCGAGGGTCGCTGCGTATTACCATGACATCGGGAAAATCAGAAAGCCGCTTTATTTTATTGAAAATACGGGGAATTCAGCAAACAAGCACGATAAGCTCGCCCCTTCCATGAGCGCACTTATCCTTATGGCGCATGTCAAGGACGGGGTTGAGATTGCCCGTGAAAACAAGCTCGGAGAGCAACTGGTTGACATCATCCGGCAGCATCACGGGACCGCCTTGATCAAGTTTTTCTACGACAAGGCCAAAAGCAAGGAAGACCCCGGTGTTCAGCAGGTCGACGAGCGCGACTACCGCTATCCAGGGCCGAGACCGCAGTCCCGCGAGGCGGCTCTGATCATGCTGGCTGATGCGGTTGAAGCGGCCAGCCGAACCCTGACCGAGCCGACCCCTGCGCGCATCCAGGGGATGGTGCAGAAAATCATCAACAACATTTTTATCGACGGCCAACTCAATGAGTGTGAGCTGACCCTAAAGGACCTGAACAATATCGCCAAAAGCTTTAATCGCATTCTGGCGGGTATTTTTCACCATCGAGTCGATTATCCCGAGCCGGCCTACAAAGAGCGGGACAAGGACGGCGGAAAGAAGAAAGTCATTGAGGATACAAATCGAGAACCTGCAAAGGAAACAAAGGATCGAGAAGCGGACCCTCCGAAAGGTGGCGCAGAAGATCTTAAACGCCTTGGAATGTCCTAA
- a CDS encoding PhoH family protein translates to MSLSGDDIQDRFLIEDRNLAADLFGQQNRNLKQIERILKIRIGSRGSEVHLQGDPVQVALAKRLLEELLDLMREGYPVYPTDIDYAVRILSADSGTHLKNIFLDTVFVSFRKKVISPKSLTQKAYIDAMRNNDVVFGIGPAGTGKTYLAMAMALAFLLKKEVSRIVLVRPAVEAGERLGFLPGDLVEKVNPYLRPLYDALYDMMGFEKGQALIEKGVVEVAPLAFMRGRTLNDAFVILDEAQNTTPEQMKMFLTRLGFGSRAVVTGDVTQTDLPTGKVSGLLEAVRVLQKIERIAFNHFTDADVVRHPIVQSIVQAYEKAAASAES, encoded by the coding sequence ATGTCTTTGAGCGGAGACGATATTCAGGACAGGTTCCTTATAGAAGATCGGAACCTGGCTGCCGACCTGTTCGGCCAGCAGAACCGAAATCTGAAGCAGATCGAACGGATTCTGAAAATCCGGATTGGATCGCGGGGCAGTGAAGTTCACCTGCAGGGAGATCCGGTGCAGGTTGCGCTGGCCAAGCGTCTGCTGGAGGAACTGCTGGACCTCATGCGCGAGGGCTATCCCGTCTATCCGACGGATATCGACTATGCGGTGCGCATTCTCAGTGCCGATTCGGGGACGCATCTCAAAAACATCTTTCTCGACACGGTTTTTGTCTCTTTCCGCAAAAAAGTCATCTCACCAAAAAGTCTGACGCAGAAAGCCTACATCGATGCCATGCGCAACAATGATGTAGTCTTCGGCATCGGGCCTGCCGGAACAGGAAAAACCTACCTTGCCATGGCGATGGCCCTGGCCTTTCTGCTCAAAAAGGAAGTCAGCCGCATTGTGCTGGTACGCCCTGCCGTTGAGGCGGGGGAGCGTCTCGGGTTTCTCCCCGGAGACCTGGTTGAAAAGGTGAACCCTTACCTGCGCCCGCTGTATGATGCCCTGTATGATATGATGGGTTTTGAAAAGGGGCAGGCTCTTATTGAAAAGGGCGTGGTCGAAGTTGCGCCTCTTGCGTTCATGCGTGGGCGCACGCTTAACGATGCCTTTGTCATTCTGGATGAGGCTCAGAACACTACACCCGAACAGATGAAAATGTTTTTGACCCGCCTTGGCTTTGGCAGTCGCGCCGTTGTTACCGGCGATGTGACTCAGACCGACCTGCCCACGGGAAAAGTGTCGGGATTGCTGGAAGCGGTCAGGGTGCTGCAAAAGATCGAGCGCATTGCATTCAATCATTTTACGGATGCGGATGTGGTACGCCACCCCATTGTGCAGTCGATCGTGCAGGCCTATGAAAAGGCCGCGGCCTCCGCAGAGTCATGA
- the eno gene encoding phosphopyruvate hydratase: MSEIQDIYAREILDSRGNPTVEVEVYLESGAMGRADVPSGASTGEREALELRDGDKSRYLGKGVLKAVENVNEVIAEALLGWEGSDQVGIDRKLIELDGTNDKSKLGANAILGVSLACAKAAAEESALPLYQYLGGSNAKELPLPMMNILNGGAHADNNVDIQEFMIMPVGADSFKEALRMGAEIFHALKKVLKSKGYNTAVGDEGGFAPDLKSNEEALEVIIEAIKDAGYKPGDEVVLALDVASSELFKDGSYHLENEKQPVKSAKELVDFYEDLVDRYPIISIEDGMAENDWDGWKLMTERLGDKIQIVGDDLFVTNTDILREGIEKGIANSILIKVNQIGTLTETLDAIEMAKRAGYTAVISHRSGETEDTTIADLAVATNAGQIKTGSLCRTDRICKYNQLLRIEDELEGVCIFGGRDVFYNIRK; encoded by the coding sequence ATGAGCGAAATCCAGGATATTTATGCCCGCGAAATTCTTGATTCCAGAGGCAACCCGACCGTTGAAGTCGAGGTTTACCTTGAGAGTGGAGCCATGGGGCGTGCGGATGTTCCCAGCGGCGCTTCAACCGGTGAGCGTGAAGCGCTTGAGCTGCGCGATGGAGACAAAAGCCGCTATCTCGGCAAGGGTGTCCTGAAAGCCGTTGAAAATGTCAACGAAGTCATCGCTGAAGCCCTGCTCGGCTGGGAGGGATCGGATCAGGTCGGCATCGACCGCAAGCTGATTGAACTCGACGGCACCAACGACAAAAGTAAGCTCGGCGCCAATGCCATCCTTGGCGTTTCGCTGGCCTGCGCGAAAGCTGCTGCCGAAGAATCAGCCCTGCCCCTCTATCAGTATCTGGGGGGCTCCAATGCCAAGGAACTGCCCCTGCCGATGATGAACATCCTCAACGGTGGAGCTCACGCCGACAATAACGTCGATATCCAGGAATTCATGATCATGCCGGTAGGCGCGGACTCTTTCAAGGAAGCCCTGCGCATGGGGGCCGAAATCTTCCACGCCCTGAAGAAAGTCCTCAAGAGCAAAGGATACAATACCGCCGTCGGCGACGAGGGCGGATTCGCACCCGACCTCAAGAGCAACGAGGAGGCACTGGAAGTCATCATCGAAGCGATCAAGGATGCCGGCTACAAGCCTGGCGATGAAGTGGTGCTCGCCCTTGACGTTGCCTCTTCCGAGCTCTTCAAGGATGGAAGCTACCACCTCGAGAACGAAAAGCAGCCCGTGAAATCAGCCAAAGAGCTTGTCGACTTCTACGAAGACCTGGTCGATCGCTACCCGATCATCTCCATTGAAGACGGCATGGCCGAGAATGACTGGGACGGCTGGAAACTGATGACGGAGCGCCTGGGCGACAAAATTCAGATCGTCGGCGACGACCTGTTCGTCACCAACACCGACATTCTGCGGGAAGGAATCGAGAAGGGCATCGCCAATTCGATTCTGATCAAAGTCAACCAGATCGGCACACTGACCGAAACCCTTGATGCCATCGAGATGGCCAAGCGTGCCGGCTACACTGCGGTCATCTCCCATCGTTCAGGCGAAACGGAAGATACCACGATCGCCGACCTGGCCGTCGCCACCAACGCAGGGCAGATCAAAACTGGCTCCCTGTGCCGAACCGACCGCATCTGCAAATACAATCAACTGCTGCGCATCGAAGACGAACTTGAGGGCGTCTGTATTTTCGGCGGGCGCGACGTTTTCTACAATATCCGCAAATAA
- a CDS encoding beta-ketoacyl-ACP synthase III: MNAPLHSMILGTGHAVPERILTNSDLEKMVDTSDQWIVERTGIRQRHIAPQGTGISQYATEAAKQALEDAGLDPQDIDLIILGTVTGDYKFPATACLIQQNLGIEHAAAFDLSAACSGFLYGLSLADSLIATGKHHNALVIGGEVLTSMVDWTDRNTCTLFGDGAGAVVVGPARDASGILATHMASDGRYHHLLINPGCGSINPPTPDNLHLHAIQMEGREVFRHAVTTMTDALAKVLEKAGMGIEDVDLLIPHQANLRIIQAVGKKVGIDEDHIYINVDRFGNTSAASIPIALDEARRNGKLKKGDVAAMVTFGAGFTWAAGLVRL, from the coding sequence ATGAATGCACCTCTCCATTCCATGATTCTTGGCACAGGACACGCTGTCCCCGAACGCATATTGACCAATAGCGATCTGGAAAAAATGGTCGACACCTCCGATCAATGGATCGTCGAACGTACCGGAATTCGACAACGCCACATCGCCCCCCAGGGAACCGGCATTTCGCAGTATGCCACTGAAGCGGCAAAACAAGCACTTGAAGATGCAGGCCTCGATCCCCAGGACATCGACCTGATTATCCTCGGCACTGTGACCGGCGACTACAAGTTCCCGGCGACCGCCTGCCTTATTCAGCAAAACCTCGGCATCGAGCACGCTGCCGCTTTTGACCTCTCAGCCGCCTGCTCCGGCTTCCTCTACGGTCTGAGCCTGGCCGACAGTCTTATTGCAACAGGAAAACACCACAACGCCCTGGTGATTGGAGGGGAGGTTCTTACCAGCATGGTGGATTGGACCGACCGCAACACCTGCACACTTTTCGGCGACGGCGCTGGAGCGGTGGTTGTTGGCCCTGCCCGGGATGCCTCCGGCATTCTCGCCACCCACATGGCCTCGGACGGTCGCTACCACCACCTGCTGATTAACCCGGGATGCGGCAGCATAAACCCGCCTACGCCCGATAATCTCCATCTCCATGCCATCCAGATGGAGGGACGCGAGGTTTTCCGCCATGCGGTGACCACCATGACCGACGCCCTCGCCAAGGTTCTTGAGAAAGCCGGAATGGGCATTGAGGATGTTGACCTGCTCATCCCCCACCAGGCCAATCTGCGAATCATTCAGGCGGTCGGCAAAAAAGTCGGCATCGACGAAGACCACATCTATATCAACGTCGACCGTTTCGGCAACACCTCGGCCGCATCGATCCCCATTGCGCTTGACGAGGCCCGGCGGAATGGAAAGTTAAAGAAAGGCGATGTCGCTGCTATGGTGACGTTTGGAGCAGGCTTTACCTGGGCGGCAGGACTGGTGAGGCTGTAG
- the ftsH gene encoding ATP-dependent zinc metalloprotease FtsH: MNKNLWRQFIILFLLLAAFNVLYVANQPAPQGSLEISYSRFKKALQQDNVSEVTIQGDKLTGNFKEPVAEPRQDALGGNETVQPFESFRTTLPPIDDPELMALLENSGVEVSAKPPAKDPFWVNALLYMLPWILIFGVWWFVLRSMRGKGGPGGFMGNISKSGAKLYTREESKVTFNDVAGLEEAKQDLREIVDFLREPGKFQRIGGKVPRGILLVGPPGTGKTLMARAVAGEAGVPFFSISASQFIEMFVGVGASRVRDLFTNAKKNAPSIIFIDELDAVGRSRGTGLGGGSDEREQTLNQLLSEMDGFEPHSEVIVLAATNRPDVLDTALQRPGRFDRQVVVDRPDWRARMEILKVHTRHVPLADDVDFEVLARGTPGMCGADLESLVNEAALIAAREDAERVTMKHLEDAKDRVLMGAERKLMLTEQEKKITAYHEAGHTLVARFSPGADPVHKVSIIPRGQALGVTQQLPQNDRYHYPRSYLETRLAVSLGGRAAEKSIFGEVSTGAQNDLKQVTELAEKMVCQWGMSERIGPVFFSRGEEHPFLGRKLATEKTFSERMAWLIDREIENIIKEAEVKADKIIKEKHNLLEELAQVLLEEETIDEKRIDAIIQPEE, from the coding sequence ATGAATAAAAATCTCTGGAGACAATTTATCATTCTTTTTCTGCTGCTGGCGGCATTCAATGTACTCTATGTCGCGAATCAGCCTGCTCCCCAGGGATCTCTGGAGATCAGCTACAGTCGTTTCAAGAAGGCTTTGCAACAGGATAATGTATCTGAGGTCACTATTCAGGGCGATAAGCTGACCGGGAATTTTAAGGAACCCGTCGCAGAACCCCGGCAAGATGCGCTTGGGGGAAATGAAACTGTTCAGCCATTTGAGTCCTTCCGTACAACCCTTCCTCCTATCGATGATCCTGAACTGATGGCTCTGCTGGAAAATTCCGGCGTGGAGGTCTCCGCCAAGCCTCCTGCCAAAGATCCGTTCTGGGTCAATGCGCTTCTGTACATGCTGCCGTGGATCCTTATCTTTGGTGTCTGGTGGTTTGTGTTGCGCAGCATGCGCGGCAAAGGCGGTCCCGGCGGTTTTATGGGCAATATCTCCAAATCCGGAGCAAAGCTTTATACCCGCGAGGAATCAAAAGTAACCTTCAATGACGTGGCCGGACTTGAAGAGGCCAAACAGGATCTGCGCGAAATTGTTGATTTCCTGCGTGAACCAGGCAAGTTTCAACGGATCGGCGGCAAGGTGCCGCGCGGCATTCTTCTGGTCGGCCCCCCGGGAACAGGAAAAACGCTCATGGCGCGAGCCGTTGCGGGGGAGGCCGGCGTCCCCTTTTTTTCCATCTCAGCCTCTCAATTTATTGAAATGTTTGTCGGGGTGGGAGCCAGCAGGGTGCGGGACCTGTTTACCAATGCCAAGAAAAATGCGCCGAGCATCATTTTTATTGATGAGCTTGATGCGGTGGGTCGCTCCCGCGGTACAGGGTTGGGGGGCGGCAGCGACGAGCGCGAACAGACCCTCAACCAGCTGTTGTCTGAAATGGATGGGTTCGAACCCCACAGCGAGGTGATCGTACTGGCCGCCACAAATCGTCCCGATGTACTGGACACGGCATTGCAGAGGCCAGGCCGTTTCGACCGTCAGGTTGTCGTTGACCGACCTGATTGGCGGGCGCGTATGGAGATCCTCAAAGTTCACACCCGTCATGTTCCCCTGGCGGATGATGTTGACTTCGAAGTGCTGGCGCGCGGAACTCCTGGCATGTGCGGAGCCGACCTGGAAAGCCTGGTCAATGAAGCCGCCTTGATTGCCGCCCGCGAGGATGCAGAGCGCGTCACCATGAAACATCTTGAAGATGCAAAGGATCGCGTGCTGATGGGTGCAGAGCGCAAACTGATGCTCACGGAGCAGGAAAAGAAGATCACCGCCTACCATGAAGCCGGTCACACGCTTGTGGCGCGCTTTTCGCCGGGAGCGGACCCGGTCCACAAGGTGTCGATCATTCCGCGCGGGCAGGCCCTTGGTGTGACCCAGCAGCTTCCGCAGAACGATCGCTATCACTATCCGCGTTCATATCTTGAAACCCGCCTTGCGGTCAGTCTTGGCGGCAGGGCGGCCGAAAAGTCCATCTTTGGAGAAGTGTCCACCGGGGCACAGAATGATTTGAAGCAGGTGACTGAACTCGCGGAGAAAATGGTGTGCCAATGGGGGATGAGTGAACGGATCGGCCCGGTGTTCTTCAGTCGCGGCGAAGAGCACCCATTCCTTGGGAGAAAGCTTGCTACGGAGAAAACCTTCAGTGAAAGAATGGCGTGGCTGATCGACCGCGAAATCGAAAATATCATCAAAGAGGCAGAAGTCAAGGCGGATAAAATCATCAAGGAGAAACATAATCTTCTCGAAGAATTGGCTCAGGTGCTGCTTGAGGAGGAAACCATTGATGAGAAGAGGATTGACGCGATTATCCAACCAGAAGAATGA
- a CDS encoding zf-TFIIB domain-containing protein, translating to MTDLWEERKKALENLYFRKLEEEKISQLREVSKERLIRECCHDRCPKCGEPLQKLVFRDVPMDQCPDCGGVWLGPKDLQLLAEKDHRTWFERWFQAEEDRRAG from the coding sequence ATGACTGATCTCTGGGAAGAAAGAAAAAAGGCGCTGGAAAATCTTTACTTCCGCAAGTTGGAAGAGGAGAAGATTTCACAGTTGCGCGAGGTTTCGAAAGAACGGTTGATCCGGGAGTGCTGCCACGATCGGTGCCCCAAATGTGGCGAGCCATTGCAGAAACTTGTATTTCGGGATGTCCCGATGGATCAATGCCCCGATTGCGGCGGGGTCTGGCTCGGGCCGAAAGATCTGCAGCTTCTCGCCGAAAAAGATCACCGAACCTGGTTCGAGCGCTGGTTTCAGGCAGAGGAAGACCGCAGAGCCGGCTGA
- the cas6 gene encoding CRISPR system precrRNA processing endoribonuclease RAMP protein Cas6 has translation MIEYPEAIFHLEFVCARFVFEFQESMDLDLERMLRLRRDLRATARQVLDEAVDGQDAFADLFEPPLATDPVALKRFQRPGPAFVLQPDPLQCRLLDCGDPMDLRVVFWGKGLTRMSHFARVLQALGHKGLHNGEGCFELVEIFAENAANEDVELWNFGQPLDMLTPPLIPLSWWLDRKIDDDHSLLLEFVTPARLISHGRPLFTPAFDQIFPFVLRRVSSMIYAQFGVEIVDDPRRYKEISRTQIHEIQNSLTWRDWRTLEGSVAHQDLGGVSGTLEIAGEGLRDIAWLLRVGALMNLGKGASFGAGFYRIS, from the coding sequence ATGATTGAATATCCCGAGGCGATTTTTCATCTTGAATTTGTTTGTGCCCGATTCGTGTTCGAATTTCAGGAATCTATGGACCTTGACCTGGAGCGGATGCTTCGTTTGCGCCGGGATTTACGTGCCACGGCTCGGCAGGTTCTTGATGAAGCAGTCGATGGTCAGGATGCCTTTGCCGATCTTTTTGAACCACCCTTAGCCACAGATCCAGTGGCGCTGAAAAGATTTCAACGCCCCGGCCCTGCTTTTGTCCTTCAACCAGACCCCCTGCAGTGTCGACTGCTCGATTGCGGCGACCCCATGGATCTGCGGGTTGTTTTCTGGGGAAAGGGTTTGACGCGCATGTCTCATTTTGCGCGCGTCTTGCAGGCGTTGGGGCATAAAGGTCTGCACAATGGTGAAGGGTGTTTTGAACTCGTAGAAATCTTTGCCGAAAATGCTGCGAACGAGGACGTTGAACTCTGGAATTTCGGGCAACCGCTCGATATGCTGACGCCGCCATTAATCCCCCTTTCCTGGTGGCTTGACCGAAAAATCGACGATGACCACTCACTTCTCCTGGAGTTTGTCACTCCCGCGCGTCTTATTTCGCACGGCAGACCTTTGTTCACACCTGCTTTCGATCAAATTTTCCCGTTTGTTCTGCGTCGCGTCTCATCTATGATTTATGCCCAGTTTGGCGTTGAGATCGTGGATGATCCTCGACGTTATAAAGAAATTTCGCGCACCCAGATCCATGAAATACAGAATTCCCTGACCTGGCGTGATTGGCGCACTCTTGAGGGTTCCGTTGCCCATCAGGATCTTGGCGGGGTGAGCGGGACTCTTGAGATCGCAGGGGAGGGCCTGCGGGACATCGCCTGGCTGTTGCGGGTCGGAGCGCTGATGAATCTTGGCAAGGGGGCATCTTTCGGTGCCGGTTTCTACCGAATCTCATAA